The Candidatus Didemnitutus sp. nucleotide sequence AGAGTGGTGTCTCTTTTATTGCCACGAAGACGAGTTCGAAGCTGGTCGAAAAAAAGCGCCGAACCAGACGTCAGAGCCAACGCGCGAGACGGGGCCGTAATTCGTATGTGCCTCCTCCGCTCACCATCACCAGTTGCTCGAAAGAGTTCACCGCACGCTCGCCCGCGCGCGGCTCACCTCTAACGTTCGGCGAAGAACACACGATGACTAGACTTCTCAGAGTTGCCCTCGCAGCCGCAACCGTGGGCGCTTGGTGTGTGTTCCTGTATCTTGATGCGCTGTGGAGTGAGTGCCTTCAAAGGGCAGCGGAAGACGGAAGGAAAGTTTATGGAGAGATGTATGGTCCCCTGTCTTTCTTCCGTCCCATTTCCATGTGGGCGGCTGTCACGCTCTCGACTGTTACAGCTGTGTGGCTCGCTTTGAAGAAGGAGCTCAACGAAGCACCCGAGATAACGCGGGCGAAGTGAACATTGCTCGCAATGGCGGGCCTCCAGACCGGCTCGCCCTTCGCTCCGTGCTGCCGCGCTCCGTGCGCGAGCCTCGCCAAGAGCGATGACGGAACGCGTGTAGCCGACGCCCTTTGGGGCGGGATAATTCAGCGATGCGCGAGCTCGCGTGTAAGCGTCCGGTCGGCGTCCTCCTAGGCGTGGATGATTGAGCGCGGTAAAGTGGCGGGATGGGAACGATTGTGGCGGAGGTGATAGATGCGGGAGATCGCGATTCGCGCGGGCGGCGTCGGATGTCGGTGGCGCAGCGCGCCGACTACGTGCGGGCGTATCGCGAGAGCGGCTTGAACCAGATGGCGTTCGCGAAGCGCGAGGGGCTGCGCTACTCGACGTTTGCGCACTGGGTGCAGAAGGCCGCGAAGGGAGAGCTGCGCGTGTCGGCAATGTCGTCACCCCGCGAGGGCGCGATGCAGTTTGCGCAGGTGCAGTTGCCGGCACCAGCAGCGCCGGCGCCGCCAGCCTCGAAGTGCGCTTATCCGACGGCGTGGTCGTGCGCGGCGACGATGTGCAGAAGCTCGCCGTGCTGGTGCGGGCGTTGCGGAGCTGACGCGATGCTCGCCTTCCCTGCGGCGGTGCGGATCTACGTGGCGGTGCAGCCGGTGGACATGCGCAAGCAGTTTAACGGTCTGTGGAGCGCAGTCGCGGAGCAACTCGGCGAGGATCCGCGCAGTGGCGCGGTCTTCTGCTTCATCAACCAGTCGCGCACTCGACTGAAGATGCTCTATTGGGACGGCACCGGCGTGTGGGTGTTGGCGAAGCGACTGGAGAAAGGACGCTTCTCGTGGCCGACGCCGAGTGAAGCGCGCCAGAAACTCTCGCTGGCACCGGAGGCGCTGGCGTTGCTGGTCGGTGGTGTGGAGTTGAAGCAGGGTTCGCTCAAGGCGTGGTATGAGCGCTGAGCGAAAATAATATACCGCGCGCGGAACTTTTGGTGCGCGCTCTGCTCTTATCGCGCCGACGTGAGTGCGGCCGCGATCAACCCCGAAGAAATCCAGTTCCTGCGCGAGGAGAACGCGGTGTTGCGGGCGCAGATCGAGTGGTTGAAGAAGCAGCTCTTCGGTGCGGGCAAGAGCGAGAAGCTCGATCGGGCGC carries:
- the tnpB gene encoding IS66 family insertion sequence element accessory protein TnpB gives rise to the protein MGTIVAEVIDAGDRDSRGRRRMSVAQRADYVRAYRESGLNQMAFAKREGLRYSTFAHWVQKAAKGELRVSAMSSPREGAMQFAQVQLPAPAAPAPPASKCAYPTAWSCAATMCRSSPCWCGRCGADAMLAFPAAVRIYVAVQPVDMRKQFNGLWSAVAEQLGEDPRSGAVFCFINQSRTRLKMLYWDGTGVWVLAKRLEKGRFSWPTPSEARQKLSLAPEALALLVGGVELKQGSLKAWYER